Proteins found in one Sorghum bicolor cultivar BTx623 chromosome 1, Sorghum_bicolor_NCBIv3, whole genome shotgun sequence genomic segment:
- the LOC110431599 gene encoding protein EARLY RESPONSIVE TO DEHYDRATION 15-like — MSAVAVSSSSSLNPDAPLFIPAALLQVEDFSPQWWDLITTTAWFRDHWSREHAHLDEMAEQLDAAGLLPDEEDLFYDDQLEQAPAAVDPAPAAAVLKTDEVLKALNLTSPKGGDAPRGFREKPRHSEKPTKYAGSPKSSAPRVIHQPR; from the exons ATGAGCGCCGTGGCggtctcgtcgtcgtcgtcgctgaaCCCGGACGCGCCGCTCTTCATCCCGGCGGCGCTGCTGCAGGTGGAGGACTTCTCGCCGCAGTGGTGGGACCTCATCACCACCACCGCCTGGTTCCGCGACCACTGGTCCCGCGAGCACGCCCACCTGGACGAGATGGCCGAGCAGCTCGACGCGGCTGGCCTGCTGCCCGACGAAGAGGACCTCTTCTACGACGACCAGCTCGAGCAGGCCCCCGCCGCCGTCGACCcagcgcccgccgccgccgtcctcaaGACAG ATGAGGTGCTCAAGGCGCTGAACCTGACCTCCCCGAAGGGCGGCGACGCCCCGCGTGGGTTCCGGGAGAAGCCCAGGCACTCCGAGAAGCCGACCAAGTACGCCGGCAGCCCCAAGAGCAGCGCCCCCCGCGTGATCCACCAGCCTCGCTAG
- the LOC8082286 gene encoding ribosomal RNA-processing protein 17: MAWEEEAVEEEEYGDEMAASESEEDVVVGQMPTVMVPKHINKRALKNKALSVTLDKKALRDFVTGFHKRKKKRRKEAQKILQEKERKKKIQDRKRRKEEKEIALYGRVLSSDNNDDAGLENEDIGDDGEDMENDEPLSETKTYEDDGTRIIVTTSEITPEDDDMGPKTVGPVSTSYTNKNPSSFAKKNNSLGVKKKPQKRTFKSKSKAKKGDKKRGAAKGKRKGKGRK, translated from the exons ATGGcgtgggaggaggaggcggtggaagAGGAGGAATACGGGGATGAGATGGCGGCTTCAGAGTCGGAGGAGGACGTTGTGGTGGGGCAGATGCCGACGGTGATGGTGCCAAAGCATATCAATAAGAGGGCCCTGAAGAACAAGGCGCTCTCTGTTACGCTCGACAAGAAAGCGCTCAG GGATTTCGTGACTGGgttccacaagaggaagaagaagagaagaaaagaGGCGCAGAAGATTTTGCAGGAgaaggagaggaagaagaaaataCAGGACCGCAAGAGG AGGAAAGAAGAGAAGGAGATTGCTCTATATGGTAGAGTACTGTCATCGGATAACAATGATGATGCTGGATTAGAAAATGAAGATATCGGCGATGATGGTGAGGATATGGAAAATGACGAACCTTTGTCTG AAACCAAAACGTACGAAGATGATGGGACGAGAATCATAGTCACCACCAGTGAAATTACTCCTGAAGACGATGACATGGGCCCAAAAACTGTTGGCCCCGTGTCAACGAGCTACACCAACAAGAATCCTAGCTCGTTTGCCAAGAAGAACAACAGTTTAGGTGTGAAGAAGAAGCCACAGAAGAGAACGTTCAAGAGCAAGAGTAAAGCGAAAAAGGGTGACAAGAAGCGCGGTGCTGCAAAGGGTAAAAGGAAGGGCAAGGGAAGGAAGTAG
- the LOC8082287 gene encoding acyl carrier protein 2, mitochondrial, which translates to MAAARSLLLRHLRLAAAPSAASVRPTASLQEALWGRRWMSSEDAKGSFLDKSEVTERIVKVVKSFPKIDDPSKVTPDAHFKNDLGLDSLDAVEVVMALEEEFRFEIPDNEADKIDSIKVAVDFIAAHPQAK; encoded by the exons ATGGCGGCGGCGAGGAGTCTGCTTCTGAGGCACCTCCGCTTGGCGGCAGCCCCGTCAGCGGCATCCGTGAGGCCGACGGCGTCGCTGCAGGAGGCCCTGTGGGGGCGGCGATGGATGTCTTCGGAGGATGCCAAGGGTTCTTTCCTGGACAAGAGCGAGGTCACTGAACGCATCGTCAAGGTCGTCAAGAGCTTCCCGAAGATCGACGACCCCTCCAAG GTGACACCAGATGCCCATTTCAAGAATGATCTTGGCCTAGACAGTTTGGATGCAGTGGAGGTTGTCATGGCCCTAGAAGAGGAATTCAGATTTGAGATACCCGATAATGAAGCTGACAAGATTGACTCCATCAAAGTTGCAGTTGACTTCATTGCCGCACACCCGCAAGCGAAATGA